In Pajaroellobacter abortibovis, the following are encoded in one genomic region:
- the smpB gene encoding SsrA-binding protein SmpB yields MHCPSKTKSGDELIVKNRRAGFDYEIEDTYEGGLALVGSEVRSLRVGTVHLTDAFATIEGGEVWLKQLHIDPFALAKAFPHTPQRVRKILLHKHEIMRMERMITRRGYTLIPVKLYFKGGRAKVELAVARGKKNVDKRMTILRREVDRETRASLRRAQKGG; encoded by the coding sequence ATGCACTGTCCATCAAAAACAAAATCAGGAGATGAACTCATTGTTAAAAATCGCAGGGCTGGATTCGACTATGAAATCGAGGATACGTATGAAGGAGGGCTCGCCCTGGTTGGGAGTGAAGTCAGATCTCTGAGGGTGGGTACCGTCCATCTAACAGATGCTTTTGCTACCATCGAAGGGGGAGAAGTATGGCTCAAACAGCTTCATATTGATCCTTTTGCATTGGCAAAAGCCTTTCCTCACACTCCACAGAGAGTGCGTAAAATACTTCTACACAAGCATGAAATTATGCGAATGGAAAGGATGATCACCAGGAGAGGATATACGCTCATACCAGTTAAATTATATTTTAAAGGGGGGCGGGCAAAAGTGGAGTTGGCTGTTGCGAGGGGGAAGAAAAATGTGGATAAAAGGATGACGATTTTGCGCAGAGAGGTAGATCGAGAAACGCGTGCCTCTTTACGCCGCGCGCAAAAAGGGGGATAG
- a CDS encoding branched-chain amino acid transaminase, producing MIEKEKKIWMDGEWIDWEQAQVHVLIHSLHYGLGVFEGIRAYRHPDDRPVIFRLEEHLTRLFDSCRLISMDLKWTNEELTEACRNIISLNEMKEGYIRPLVFAGDHAMGLYAPDNPIRACIIAWKWGPYLGRDSLKAGIHCKISSFARHHVNISLVKAKLTGQYTNSILARKEAKLAGYDEAILLDSQGYLAEGTGENLFLIKKGVLYTPDASCSILDGITRNTILTLAREEGIPTVETRLTRDQLYLADEAFLTGTAAELIPIREVDNRLIGERQAGPITRHLQQRYFNIVTGHDQTHPEWYTYV from the coding sequence ATGATTGAAAAAGAGAAAAAAATTTGGATGGATGGTGAATGGATCGATTGGGAGCAAGCGCAAGTCCATGTTTTAATCCATTCGCTTCATTACGGCCTCGGCGTCTTTGAAGGGATTCGAGCCTATCGCCATCCCGATGACCGTCCCGTTATTTTTCGCTTAGAAGAGCACCTCACTCGTCTTTTTGATTCGTGCAGACTGATCTCGATGGATCTCAAGTGGACCAATGAGGAGCTGACCGAAGCCTGCAGAAACATCATCTCTCTCAATGAAATGAAAGAAGGATACATCAGACCCCTGGTATTTGCAGGGGATCATGCGATGGGGCTATATGCTCCAGATAACCCTATACGCGCATGCATTATCGCATGGAAATGGGGCCCCTATCTCGGAAGGGATTCCCTAAAAGCGGGGATCCATTGCAAGATCAGTTCGTTCGCAAGACATCATGTAAACATCAGCTTAGTCAAAGCGAAGTTGACAGGCCAATATACCAACAGCATCTTAGCTAGAAAGGAAGCTAAACTGGCTGGGTACGATGAAGCCATTCTCTTGGATAGCCAAGGATATCTCGCAGAAGGGACAGGGGAAAACCTGTTCCTGATCAAGAAAGGGGTACTCTACACACCGGATGCATCATGCTCTATCTTGGATGGCATCACGCGAAATACGATTTTGACACTCGCTCGAGAGGAAGGGATCCCCACTGTAGAAACCCGACTGACGCGGGATCAACTCTACCTTGCGGATGAAGCTTTTTTAACAGGAACTGCAGCAGAACTAATCCCCATTCGAGAGGTCGATAACCGCCTGATTGGAGAGAGACAAGCAGGCCCCATCACGCGACACCTCCAACAGCGTTATTTCAATATTGTCACAGGACACGATCAAACGCATCCAGAATGGTACACTTATGTTTAG
- a CDS encoding 30S ribosomal protein S1, which yields MSISDLPSTSDGPFPRSPGAEQNSSVPPDTTSQDLQVEEETTQKEEKGESTAAQAELFAAVGKKKTKKRRRHRKGSVQSSAQEHVSGAVEDSSTAKEESQASLVDKDKKKGKGGSRKRRWVWNPQQDGRKRLAFAPGDMVFGKIVAILEEALLIDLLGKAQAIFDRQELEWDTHSVELSETGASKMPVHLSPIVLEVGAHFTGMVCFDEGRGGNVVLTRHPERAFQTEPMLEQAARQKKEVMGLITGVIRGGVEVSFEGVRAFAPASHVDMRVGADLSSLIGKRLPFFIKQYHKSGRDIIVSRKPFLEAEAKVNREVALGKLKVGVHVQGIVKSVVPFGVFVDVGGVEGLIALGEMSHNRGDKPHDLFKVGDTVDVKILRIDEKKKVWLSRKALMEDPWLAVAQKIALGSRMTGRVVRMQPFGAFVELEPGVDGLIYTPDFSFNRIKHPSEAVQINESIDVIVVAIDHKARRITLHPSLTGEAAHENPQRVQPHQVVRVVVMGVETGRIFVRLLGVTGRHARGFIPAVFASVPHGTELRKAFPNGTLLDAKVVEIDSRRGEVKLSIRAVQTEAERVAYQEYRQQVSKEARFTLGEVLHNRYSPLNHK from the coding sequence ATGAGCATTTCTGATTTACCCAGTACCTCTGATGGTCCTTTCCCGCGATCCCCTGGGGCTGAGCAGAATTCTTCTGTCCCTCCTGATACAACTTCTCAGGATTTGCAAGTGGAAGAAGAGACAACACAAAAGGAAGAGAAAGGAGAGTCGACGGCTGCTCAGGCCGAGCTATTTGCAGCAGTAGGCAAGAAAAAAACAAAAAAACGTCGCAGACACCGTAAAGGGAGTGTTCAGTCGTCCGCTCAAGAGCATGTTTCTGGTGCAGTGGAGGATTCTTCAACTGCCAAGGAAGAATCGCAGGCGTCTCTGGTCGATAAAGATAAGAAAAAGGGGAAAGGGGGCAGCAGGAAGAGACGCTGGGTGTGGAATCCACAACAGGATGGTCGAAAGCGACTGGCATTTGCACCAGGGGATATGGTCTTCGGGAAAATCGTTGCGATTCTAGAAGAAGCTTTATTGATAGACTTGCTAGGGAAGGCGCAGGCGATCTTCGATCGTCAAGAGCTAGAGTGGGATACTCACTCTGTCGAACTGTCCGAGACCGGTGCTTCCAAGATGCCTGTACATTTATCCCCTATCGTTCTTGAAGTGGGTGCTCATTTTACAGGGATGGTGTGCTTTGATGAGGGGCGTGGAGGGAACGTTGTCTTAACAAGACACCCCGAACGGGCGTTCCAGACAGAACCTATGTTGGAACAGGCTGCCCGACAGAAAAAAGAGGTGATGGGCCTGATCACCGGAGTCATTCGCGGTGGAGTGGAAGTGAGTTTCGAAGGAGTTCGCGCGTTTGCTCCCGCTTCTCATGTCGATATGCGGGTTGGAGCTGATCTCTCTTCGCTAATTGGGAAGCGGCTCCCTTTTTTCATCAAACAGTATCATAAGTCCGGGCGGGATATAATCGTCTCCCGCAAACCGTTCTTAGAAGCGGAAGCTAAAGTGAACCGCGAGGTGGCGTTAGGGAAACTGAAGGTGGGTGTTCACGTCCAAGGGATAGTCAAGAGTGTAGTTCCCTTTGGTGTGTTTGTTGATGTGGGGGGTGTTGAAGGATTGATCGCTCTCGGAGAGATGAGTCACAACAGAGGTGACAAACCCCATGATCTGTTCAAGGTAGGGGACACAGTTGATGTCAAGATCCTTCGAATTGATGAAAAAAAGAAAGTGTGGCTTTCTCGAAAAGCGCTGATGGAGGATCCGTGGTTAGCCGTCGCACAGAAGATTGCGCTGGGCTCTCGAATGACGGGACGAGTGGTTCGAATGCAGCCGTTTGGAGCATTTGTGGAATTGGAACCAGGAGTGGATGGCTTGATCTATACGCCTGATTTTTCCTTCAATCGAATTAAACATCCCTCTGAAGCAGTCCAAATTAACGAGTCTATTGATGTGATAGTCGTTGCTATTGATCACAAGGCGCGGAGGATTACCTTGCATCCTTCTCTTACAGGAGAGGCAGCTCATGAGAACCCGCAACGCGTGCAACCTCACCAAGTCGTTAGGGTTGTTGTGATGGGGGTGGAAACCGGTAGGATTTTTGTTCGGTTGCTTGGGGTGACAGGTCGACATGCGCGCGGTTTTATCCCGGCGGTATTTGCAAGCGTGCCGCACGGAACAGAGTTGCGTAAAGCCTTTCCGAATGGTACCTTGCTTGATGCCAAAGTGGTCGAGATCGATTCACGTCGAGGAGAAGTGAAGTTATCTATTAGAGCGGTTCAAACGGAGGCAGAGCGGGTTGCTTATCAGGAATATCGGCAGCAGGTTTCCAAGGAAGCGCGCTTTACTTTAGGGGAGGTCCTTCACAATCGGTATTCTCCTCTCAATCATAAGTGA
- a CDS encoding L-threonylcarbamoyladenylate synthase, translating into MRILPIDAVKPDLRIIREAASVMSRNGIVAFPTETVYGLGAGIFHEDALRRIFEVKRRPLHHPLIVHVASIQQAHALAHGWPEVAERLAAAFWPGPLTLVVNRASHVPAVIAAGGESIAIRFPTHLISRALIEMLGEPIAAPSANLYQSISPTEASHVLSSLGNQVDLILDGGRCMLGIESTVLDVRTDSLRVLRLGAIDTALLKTKGFFCTVFHPEKRDITASPGLGNRHYSPKACCYPIKGRDSLKEFLYSRESKGMSSGVILLGRPESLKQKIFMEVLPADPFGYAQHFYAALHRLDQRGVDTILLEEPPREEQWWAIHDRIQRASVAS; encoded by the coding sequence ATGCGTATTCTCCCCATTGATGCAGTAAAGCCAGATCTTCGAATAATAAGGGAGGCGGCTTCTGTGATGAGTCGGAATGGGATTGTCGCCTTTCCTACAGAAACTGTTTACGGTTTAGGGGCTGGAATCTTTCATGAGGATGCGCTGCGACGCATTTTCGAAGTCAAAAGGCGTCCTCTTCATCACCCATTGATTGTCCACGTTGCGTCCATTCAACAAGCACACGCACTCGCCCATGGATGGCCTGAGGTGGCAGAGCGTCTGGCGGCTGCATTTTGGCCTGGTCCTTTAACCTTGGTGGTAAACCGCGCTTCGCACGTGCCTGCTGTGATTGCAGCTGGGGGTGAATCGATCGCAATCCGATTTCCAACTCATCTAATTTCTCGGGCTCTTATTGAAATGCTTGGAGAGCCGATTGCTGCTCCGAGCGCAAACCTTTACCAATCGATCTCTCCTACGGAAGCGTCTCATGTGCTTTCATCGCTCGGAAATCAGGTGGATCTGATATTGGATGGGGGTAGATGTATGCTGGGAATTGAATCGACAGTCCTGGATGTCCGAACCGACTCCCTTCGTGTTCTTCGGTTGGGTGCTATCGATACGGCTCTACTGAAAACAAAAGGGTTCTTTTGCACTGTTTTTCATCCGGAAAAAAGAGACATTACCGCCTCTCCTGGCTTAGGTAATCGGCACTATTCGCCAAAAGCGTGCTGTTATCCAATAAAAGGGCGTGATTCCCTGAAAGAATTCCTGTATTCTAGGGAAAGCAAAGGGATGAGCAGTGGTGTGATTCTGTTGGGTAGACCGGAAAGCTTAAAGCAGAAGATCTTCATGGAAGTTCTTCCTGCAGATCCGTTTGGATATGCGCAGCATTTTTATGCTGCGTTGCATCGTCTCGATCAGCGAGGGGTTGATACAATTCTGCTTGAAGAGCCTCCCCGCGAAGAACAATGGTGGGCCATCCACGACAGGATTCAACGCGCCTCTGTTGCTTCTTAA
- the pheS gene encoding phenylalanine--tRNA ligase subunit alpha gives MADRTLAATEATLAAIRDRCLSQFRQAETEQALRQEYAKILGRKGNLTELLKTIRNAVPEERKSIGEAINALRKEVESHFQACLQSIVLHQREVQLRTPLVDLSLPPRIPVPCGHKHPLNLVSEEIVDIFRCLGFAVCDGPEVEHADNNFKKLGFPDDHPAIDMQDSFWTTQGFLLRTHTTNVQARVMSTQKPPMAFIAPGAVYRRDDDPTHSPMFHQIDGFLVDRRVSFAEMKGVLTEFIRGFYGPSTPMRFRTSYFPFVKPGAEVDIGCIFCKRREFPTTNPCSVCKQTGWIEVLGCGMIHPTVFEHCGLDPEAWTGFAFGMGIERLAMIRYAIPSIRLFYENDPRFLSQF, from the coding sequence ATGGCTGATAGGACTCTTGCTGCCACAGAGGCGACGCTTGCTGCGATACGTGATCGGTGTCTGTCTCAGTTTCGACAAGCAGAGACAGAGCAAGCACTGAGACAGGAGTATGCAAAAATCCTAGGAAGGAAAGGGAACCTTACGGAGTTGCTCAAGACAATTCGCAATGCTGTTCCTGAGGAGAGGAAGAGTATTGGGGAAGCGATCAATGCCCTACGTAAGGAGGTTGAAAGTCATTTCCAAGCGTGCTTGCAATCAATTGTTCTGCATCAGCGGGAGGTACAGCTTCGCACTCCGCTTGTGGATCTATCCTTGCCACCTCGGATTCCTGTCCCTTGTGGACATAAGCATCCGCTAAATCTTGTTTCTGAAGAGATCGTTGATATTTTTCGTTGCTTAGGCTTTGCGGTCTGCGATGGGCCTGAGGTTGAGCATGCGGACAACAATTTTAAAAAATTAGGATTTCCTGATGATCATCCAGCAATCGATATGCAAGATAGCTTCTGGACGACTCAAGGTTTTCTATTGCGCACTCACACTACCAATGTTCAAGCGAGGGTGATGTCTACACAAAAACCTCCTATGGCTTTTATTGCGCCGGGTGCAGTCTATCGTCGCGATGATGATCCAACGCATTCTCCTATGTTTCATCAAATTGATGGATTCCTTGTCGATAGGAGAGTGAGTTTTGCTGAGATGAAAGGGGTTCTCACGGAATTCATCCGCGGTTTCTATGGCCCTTCTACGCCGATGCGATTTCGAACCAGCTATTTTCCTTTTGTAAAGCCGGGTGCGGAAGTCGATATTGGCTGTATCTTCTGTAAGAGAAGAGAATTTCCTACAACGAATCCTTGCAGTGTGTGTAAGCAGACAGGATGGATAGAGGTTTTAGGATGTGGAATGATCCATCCTACTGTGTTTGAGCATTGTGGACTCGATCCTGAGGCGTGGACAGGATTTGCATTTGGGATGGGGATTGAAAGGCTGGCGATGATTCGGTATGCGATCCCTTCCATTCGTCTTTTTTATGAGAATGATCCCCGATTTTTATCTCAGTTTTAA
- the rplT gene encoding 50S ribosomal protein L20, whose product MPRAKRGFKARRRRNRILKLASGYQGPRSRLFAYAKEVVMKAWVYAYAHRRRKKRDFRRLWVTRINAASRANSTTYSRLLHAMKQKKILIDRKILADLAVKDPSGFAEIARLASRAI is encoded by the coding sequence ATGCCGCGTGCCAAACGAGGGTTTAAAGCTCGCCGTCGTCGAAATCGTATCCTAAAGCTTGCTTCTGGGTACCAGGGTCCCCGATCGCGTCTTTTTGCGTACGCAAAAGAAGTTGTGATGAAAGCGTGGGTGTATGCTTATGCGCACAGAAGGCGAAAGAAGAGAGATTTCCGAAGGCTTTGGGTCACCCGCATCAATGCAGCTAGTCGTGCAAACAGCACGACTTATTCCCGCCTCTTACACGCGATGAAACAGAAAAAGATCCTCATCGATCGCAAAATTTTAGCGGATCTCGCTGTGAAGGATCCCTCTGGGTTTGCAGAAATTGCTCGCCTTGCATCAAGGGCTATCTAA
- the rpmI gene encoding 50S ribosomal protein L35 codes for MPKMKTNRAASKRFRISGGGRVRRSKAGGNHGMYLKSRKRNRRLRANDMVDKTLERHVKKLIPYG; via the coding sequence ATGCCAAAAATGAAGACAAATAGGGCTGCCTCAAAGCGATTCAGAATTTCAGGAGGCGGTCGCGTTCGCCGTTCCAAGGCAGGAGGTAATCATGGGATGTACCTTAAATCCCGCAAGCGCAACCGCCGTCTCCGAGCGAATGATATGGTTGACAAAACGTTAGAGAGACATGTCAAGAAGCTGATTCCTTATGGTTGA
- a CDS encoding rhodanese-like domain-containing protein, whose translation MSIFERIEKLGKKAISSRTLTSPGHESNQFSSIATVSEANFEQEVLHSKLPVLLQFWMEEQGSSSELEAFAEEMKGKVRVLRVDIHRSPFLARQLRVQVIPTWIVIAQGQVINATTGEFSRAHLLKVIEPFLPRPQESIQPRELAQLIKTGAALAIDTRDAAAFARARIPNAQHIPIEEIETQKHQLAPSGIYRVLYCRTGEKTKEFAQKLAGQGVGVYFLEGGILAWESENLPIERSTT comes from the coding sequence ATGTCTATCTTCGAAAGGATTGAAAAACTAGGGAAGAAAGCTATCTCCTCAAGAACGTTGACTTCTCCTGGTCACGAGAGCAACCAATTCTCTTCCATTGCAACCGTTTCTGAAGCGAATTTCGAGCAGGAGGTACTGCACAGCAAGTTGCCAGTCCTCCTTCAATTCTGGATGGAAGAGCAAGGCTCTTCAAGCGAATTAGAAGCCTTCGCTGAAGAGATGAAAGGGAAAGTGAGAGTTCTGCGGGTTGATATCCATCGATCTCCGTTCTTAGCACGCCAGCTTAGGGTTCAAGTTATCCCCACCTGGATAGTCATTGCCCAGGGACAAGTCATAAACGCAACGACAGGGGAATTTTCACGGGCTCATCTTTTAAAAGTGATTGAGCCGTTTCTCCCACGCCCTCAGGAGAGTATCCAGCCACGCGAACTAGCTCAACTAATTAAAACAGGAGCCGCCTTGGCAATCGATACCCGAGATGCAGCAGCCTTTGCAAGAGCCCGGATACCGAACGCTCAGCACATACCCATAGAAGAGATCGAGACTCAAAAACACCAACTCGCCCCTTCTGGGATCTACCGTGTTCTCTACTGCCGCACTGGGGAAAAAACTAAAGAGTTTGCACAAAAGTTAGCTGGGCAGGGGGTAGGAGTCTATTTTCTGGAAGGAGGGATTCTCGCTTGGGAATCTGAGAATCTCCCCATAGAACGATCTACTACCTGA
- a CDS encoding Fur family transcriptional regulator: MMGSRKTKEVQFRNVLEVNRLRNLLQDYMIKQGLRSTDQRRLIVDTFFAAESHISIEELLAKVRKVDARVGYATVYRTLRLLTKSGVALERHFGDGLTRYELADSATDHHDHLICIECGAIQEFKEPSIERLQEAIAIQYGYVLCNHKHEMYGICPLCQKQSLPPHEKSIHPA; this comes from the coding sequence ATGATGGGTTCGAGAAAGACGAAAGAAGTTCAGTTTCGAAATGTGCTGGAGGTCAATCGCCTTCGAAACCTCTTGCAAGACTACATGATCAAACAAGGGCTGCGCTCCACCGACCAGAGACGGCTTATTGTAGATACCTTTTTTGCTGCTGAAAGCCACATCAGTATTGAAGAGCTGTTAGCTAAAGTGCGAAAAGTGGATGCAAGAGTCGGATATGCAACAGTCTACCGAACCCTTCGGCTTTTAACGAAGTCTGGCGTCGCCCTTGAGCGCCACTTTGGAGATGGACTCACACGCTATGAGCTGGCAGATAGCGCAACCGATCACCATGATCATTTGATCTGCATCGAATGCGGTGCGATTCAAGAGTTCAAAGAACCTTCGATCGAACGACTGCAAGAAGCGATTGCGATTCAGTACGGTTATGTGCTGTGCAACCACAAACATGAAATGTACGGCATATGTCCGCTCTGCCAGAAACAATCCCTTCCCCCCCACGAAAAGTCTATCCACCCCGCTTAG
- a CDS encoding 5-formyltetrahydrofolate cyclo-ligase: MVIWRKWSHTVDESERLLRVQAKNQLRRRMQNLRLLISDAACEARSACIRSFLMQFPPLLEARTIALFWPMEKKNEVDLRPLHLFLQERGKTMFYPFIDQEKGEMTFREANDISLLEQKGFLKEPSAASREVDRGELDVIIVPGLAMDLGGYRIGYGSGWYDRTLPRFIPPARTIGVVFDYQLIVEVPVAPHDQGLNWVVTDRKIISAEAEIASGG; this comes from the coding sequence ATGGTGATCTGGAGAAAGTGGAGTCATACTGTGGATGAGAGCGAGCGGCTGCTGCGTGTGCAGGCGAAAAATCAACTGCGTCGTCGGATGCAAAACCTCCGCTTGTTGATCTCTGATGCTGCTTGTGAGGCGAGGTCAGCTTGCATCCGTTCCTTTTTGATGCAGTTCCCTCCTCTTTTGGAGGCGAGAACAATCGCCCTCTTCTGGCCTATGGAGAAGAAAAACGAAGTGGATTTGCGGCCACTTCACCTCTTTCTGCAGGAGCGAGGAAAAACGATGTTTTATCCTTTTATCGATCAAGAAAAGGGAGAGATGACCTTTCGAGAAGCGAATGATATCTCTCTATTAGAACAAAAAGGTTTTTTGAAAGAGCCCAGCGCTGCATCAAGAGAGGTCGACCGAGGCGAACTGGATGTCATTATCGTTCCTGGGTTGGCGATGGACCTGGGGGGTTATCGAATTGGCTATGGTTCTGGTTGGTATGATAGAACCCTGCCTCGCTTTATCCCGCCTGCCCGCACGATAGGGGTTGTCTTCGATTACCAATTGATCGTGGAAGTCCCTGTTGCTCCTCATGATCAGGGATTGAATTGGGTAGTGACAGATCGGAAAATCATATCTGCAGAAGCGGAAATAGCAAGCGGGGGATAG
- a CDS encoding DNA adenine methylase, producing MNARPFVRPFVKWAGGKSRLLKELVPYVPRTMRIYCEPFMGGAALFFAIAGSESKYSFKQALLVDSNEELVACYRGVRNCLGAVLKILPLYSYDKETYYKVREQDTRGMSDAERAARFIFLNRTCFNGLWRVNATGKFNVPFGAYKNPRIVDEARLQAASCVLQKAELMACDFMEALKELRAGDFAYLDPPYEPVSRTSRFTSYVPGGFQSADQQRLAEAFRTLGENGVRALLSNSDTPFVRSMYCDFTAYSVNAPRTIHADASRRRRFQEVLIQNWREDGDLEKVESYCG from the coding sequence ATGAACGCGAGGCCATTCGTAAGGCCATTCGTTAAGTGGGCTGGGGGCAAATCACGCTTACTTAAAGAATTGGTGCCATATGTTCCTCGTACGATGAGAATATACTGTGAGCCTTTTATGGGTGGGGCCGCTCTTTTTTTTGCTATTGCTGGGAGCGAATCGAAGTATTCGTTCAAACAAGCGCTTTTGGTGGATAGCAATGAAGAGCTTGTGGCCTGTTATCGCGGCGTGCGAAATTGTCTTGGTGCGGTGCTGAAAATACTCCCTCTCTATTCGTATGACAAAGAGACTTACTATAAAGTAAGGGAGCAAGATACCCGAGGGATGTCAGATGCTGAACGGGCTGCTCGCTTTATTTTTCTGAATCGCACCTGTTTCAACGGACTTTGGAGAGTGAACGCTACGGGTAAATTTAACGTCCCTTTTGGAGCCTATAAAAATCCGCGCATCGTCGATGAGGCTCGGCTTCAAGCGGCTTCTTGTGTCCTTCAGAAGGCTGAATTGATGGCCTGTGATTTTATGGAGGCGCTTAAAGAATTGCGCGCAGGGGATTTTGCCTATTTGGATCCTCCGTATGAGCCTGTGAGCAGGACTTCCCGATTTACTTCGTATGTTCCCGGAGGATTTCAATCCGCGGATCAGCAGCGGCTTGCAGAGGCATTTCGGACTCTTGGGGAGAACGGAGTTCGCGCTCTGCTTTCTAATTCGGACACGCCTTTCGTTCGCTCGATGTATTGCGATTTTACTGCCTATTCGGTTAATGCTCCTCGCACCATTCATGCAGATGCGAGCCGTCGAAGGCGCTTCCAAGAGGTGCTAATCCAAAATTGGAGGGAGGATGGTGATCTGGAGAAAGTGGAGTCATACTGTGGATGA
- a CDS encoding amino acid permease, translating into MTSYLLGEEIGLVAGAALVVDYVLTVTVSLSSGADALLSLLPAWVHPWKLSFAMMELVTLMIFNMRGLKELVAMLVPVFVIFLFTHAILLIAVLSTYFLQIGSTNRAIKNNLLNAMHTLSWTGMLHLLVRVYSIGRGGAYTGIEAVSKGVSLMRESQVTTAKRVMVLLASSLVIMASGILFSCLIVGIHPESGNTMNTVLLERLVGGCYPRDPLGYGAFVLTLLSEALLLFVEAQTGFLDGLRVMASMAVDS; encoded by the coding sequence GTGACTAGTTACCTGCTTGGGGAGGAGATCGGTCTGGTTGCTGGTGCAGCGCTGGTGGTGGATTATGTTCTGACGGTCACCGTCTCCCTTTCTAGTGGAGCGGATGCCCTTCTCAGTCTATTGCCCGCATGGGTACACCCTTGGAAATTGAGTTTTGCAATGATGGAGCTCGTGACCCTAATGATTTTCAATATGAGGGGGCTCAAAGAATTGGTGGCAATGCTGGTTCCTGTCTTCGTCATATTTCTCTTTACGCATGCGATTTTGCTAATCGCTGTACTCAGCACTTATTTTCTCCAGATCGGATCGACCAATCGCGCTATCAAAAACAACTTGCTGAACGCCATGCATACGCTTAGTTGGACTGGCATGCTTCATCTGCTTGTGCGTGTTTATTCGATTGGAAGGGGGGGTGCGTATACCGGAATTGAAGCTGTTTCAAAGGGTGTTTCTCTGATGCGGGAGTCGCAAGTCACGACTGCAAAACGTGTCATGGTATTGCTTGCGTCTTCTTTGGTGATCATGGCTTCAGGTATCTTGTTCTCTTGCTTGATTGTGGGAATTCATCCTGAATCCGGTAACACGATGAATACAGTGCTGCTGGAGCGTCTGGTCGGAGGGTGCTATCCAAGAGATCCACTGGGATATGGAGCTTTCGTACTCACTCTACTCAGCGAAGCGCTTCTCCTTTTTGTAGAGGCGCAGACCGGCTTCTTAGATGGTCTCCGTGTCATGGCGAGTATGGCAGTGGACTCGTGA
- a CDS encoding DUF3293 domain-containing protein, protein MFKAMDQSLLRQYLATVYEFPSPQGVIRASMDGDMVMDPSSLPELLIRPFCVLTAYNPRSMLLPRRINEARHLVLRDLLILGCYRVEACVGSEEGTEGVWREPSWLIHGIERDEAIAFGRVFRQNCIIVCHEGRPELVVTDTTFDDVGKTITGNWRMRV, encoded by the coding sequence ATGTTCAAAGCCATGGATCAATCTCTCCTTCGTCAGTATTTAGCAACCGTTTATGAATTTCCATCTCCTCAAGGAGTCATCCGGGCCTCGATGGATGGAGACATGGTGATGGATCCCAGTTCCCTTCCTGAACTTTTGATCCGTCCCTTCTGCGTGCTGACCGCGTATAATCCACGCTCGATGTTGCTCCCCAGAAGAATCAATGAGGCTCGGCACCTTGTGTTGCGCGATCTCCTAATCCTGGGATGTTACCGAGTAGAAGCCTGTGTTGGGAGTGAAGAAGGAACTGAGGGGGTCTGGCGGGAGCCTTCCTGGCTTATTCACGGTATTGAACGCGACGAAGCCATCGCTTTTGGCCGTGTATTTCGGCAAAATTGTATTATTGTGTGCCATGAAGGGAGGCCTGAACTCGTTGTGACGGACACTACGTTCGATGATGTGGGAAAAACGATTACCGGCAACTGGCGAATGCGTGTCTAA